The Polyangium mundeleinium genome contains the following window.
GCCGCCGCACATTCGCGACGCGGTCGCCATCAGCCCAAGGACGATCGAAATCAGCGCCGAAAGACCCTGGCGCCTCAGCGAATCGAAATTCACCGAGGCGCCCCTCGGCGGCACCATCCGCCCCGTCGTCACCCCTTGGGAGAAACCACCGAAGCGCCGCTATGTGTTCGTGAACGGTGCCTTCGAGCCGAAGCGCTGATCGACCATCGGCGTACGCGCGACCGTACGCCTCGCGCTCGTTCGATGCCGCGGGCTCGGTCCACTTCGGCTCGGGCGTGAGCTTGGTGGACTTGATGGCTTGGACCGCGGTGGCCAGCGCCTCGAAGGCGGATACCGCCAGCCGGACGCCACGTGGCTGTTGCCAAGGCGCACGTGGATCTCGCATCATACGTTTGTGATAGGCAAAAGCCCCGTCGCTCACCGGCGCTTCGTGCTCCTCTCCCTGCTCGCGCTCGGCTCTTGCGACACGGGCCACGCGCTCGCCGAGCCCACCTCCGCTTCCCGTGCAAATGTTGCCGCGCAAGAGGTGCAGCGGGGCGTCTCGCTCGTCCTGACGGTCGACGACGCTGACCTCGCCGTCGGCGATGAGCTCCGCTTTCAACTCGCGTTCCGCAACGCCTCGGGTGACGCGGCTGTCGTCGTCCCGCCCCTCGACGGCTCGTGGAGCGACATGCGGCAGCCCGCCTATGAGCTCGTCTTCGCGGATGCCAAAGGCCAGCCGCTGCCGCACGCGCTGGGCTTCACCCCCGCCGCGCGGTGTGCCCTCACGAACCCGATCGAGCCGAAGGATCGACGTGTCCTTGGCGCGCGTAGCAAGCTCGTGATCGAGGACGCGCACGCCTGGGCGCCTGCGTTCCGCGTCCTCGATCACGCCCGGCCCGGCGTGGTGTCGCTGCGCGTGCGCTACCGGGCGGACGGCCTGCCCGGGGTCACGCCGCTCGCGCTCGTCTCGAACCCTGTCGAGCTCACCATTCGCGGCGGCAATGAGGCGCTCTGGGCCTGCCGCAACACGCAGGTCGAGCGGGCCAGGCAGCACGTGTATGCGGAGAACACGCCTTCTCGGCTCGTCGCACGCGAAGACGGCTACCTCCTCGTCTATCGACGGACCGAGACGCACGTGCGGCCTGGGGAGACGAAATCCATCGGGGCCGTGTTCGCCCAGCAGCTCGGGCGTCGGGGCGAGCCGGTCGGGGCGCCCGTCGAGCTCGCGCGGAGCGATAACGACTGGCCGGGGCTCGTCGAGACGCTGGACGTTCCGGGCGGGCTGCTCGTGGCCTTCACGACGGCCCGTGGCGAGAAGGACCGCGACGTTCGTCTGGTGTACGTGGACACGAGCCAGGGAGCGCCGAGGCCGGGGCCGATCAAGACGATCTCGACGGAGCCTGGGCGGCCCGTGTTTCTCGCGCTGGCGCGCGCCGGTGCCCGCGCGGGTATCGTTTGGCAAGGCCGCGTGGGCGGGGACGAGGTGTTGAGGTTCAGGCCGCTCGGGCTGAATGGCGAGCCCACGGGGGGCGCGGTATCGATTTCGTCGAGCGCCGGTCTCGCGGGCGGAAACATGTTATTCGCGCCCGTCGGCAGCGATTATTTGCTGGCCTGGCACCAAGGTGGTCCCGAGCTTCGGCTCCAGCGCCTTGCTGCCGATGGTGCGCCTACGGGGAGCGCTGGCACGGTCAAGCTCGCGGACACGGGGACGCTCGTCGCGCTCGGGATGCTTGGCGACCGGGTGGGCATCGTGGTTGCCGATAACGGCGTGAATCATGCAATCGCGCGGGATACCATGGGTCTGCACGCGATCGAGCTAACGGCCGCCGACTTCCGCCTGCTCTCCGACACGCCGGCCAGTCCTTGGGACCAGCAGACGGCGCGCTTCGGCGCTGCGGCGTGGATGGACAGCCGGCTCACGCGTCTGTGGAGCGAGGATCGAAAATTGGTCTTTGCGTCGGAACCTGGAGCGCAGGCGCCGCAGGTCCTCCTGAGCCAAGCGGCCGGCGGGACACACGGACTCTGGGCGACAGCGGACAAGAGCCGGATCCTCGCCACCTGGACCGATTTGCGCGATGACGATCAGCGCCAATGCGCTCCATCGAGCACCTGCGTGAGCGAGGTGTACGTGGCCGTCCTCGATCCGACGGGCAAGGTGCTCGTTCCGCCGGCGCGCGCCACGAGGACAGCGGTTCCGAGGCCGGTCGCGCTTCACCAGGCAAACTGGGCCGAGCTCTGCGCGAAAAGATAGCGGACATCCCGTCGCCCTCCTCCACGAGCTTTCGGCAATTCACCACGCGGTCGGCGTCGAGGAAGCAGGCGTCGCTGGAGGTCGTGGCGAGGGAGGTTCCCTGACCGATCAGCGACCGAGATCTACGGTCGCCCCCCGAGCCGCGTCGTGCACCTCGGCACGTACAGCTGTCGCCGCATTGCCGCGTATCCCGAGTTCCTCAGCGAGCACGCGCTGGGGAACGCCATCGACATTGCGGGCTTCGATTTTGGCCCGCTACCGAAAGGACAAAGCCTGCCGGAGGGCATCCCGGCCGGCTTCAAGAATGGCTTCGAGGTTCGCGTGCTCTCGCACTGGAAGGCGCAGACAGGCCACGCGGCGATCCACGCGCGGTTCCTGAAGACGCTGGCGAGGAGGCTCATCGCACGGAAAGACGTCTTCCGGGTTCTGCTCGGGCCGGGCTACGCGGGGCATGACAACCACTTTCATTTCGACATGGCGCCGTTCCGGATGGTGGAGATGTATGACGGCGGGCAGCCACTGGTAACGCCGCCAGCGTCGAACAGCGCCTCGGCGGTGAACGAAAGCACGGAGAGCCCATGAGCGGGGCGGCCGTCGGGTGCCGCAGTCGAGGCGCGGCGGTTGACCGCGCCTCGGGCAACAATCGCCCGCTCGATCGGCTCAACGCCGTCGGCGGTCAGACGATGAAGACGTGCAAGGCGCTCGGATTTATCGACGATGATACGCTCGGTACGTGCTTGTTCGGCGCGGCAACCACGACCTGCGGTTATGACGTGAGCAGCGGCTACTATCGGTACGGCAACAGTTGCCAAGGCTGCACCCTGAACACCGGGCCGTTCGCTACCTACGTGCTGCAAGGCCCCATGAACACCGCAAGCGTGCTCTCGAGCATGGATGGCTCGATGCGCAATCGCTGCAAGGCACGTTGAGCCGAGCGGCTTCGACGCGTCACGCCTTCGGGCATCCACGTTTCATTCCAACTCCAACTTTTGTCACGCCTGGCGGAGCGATCCTGCGTACTTCGCCGATTGTGCAGCGGCCAGGACGCGCTTTCCTCTCTGTTCTGTTGGGGAAGGGCCTGGTAACGTTCATCATCCCGGGAGACGTTGATGACGAACGAGATGGAAACCGTCGAGCGGTTGACGCTCGAGAACGATACGCTGCGCAAGCGTGTGGCCGAGCTCGAGGAGACCGTCCGGCAGCGAGATCGGGTCACGCAGACGATCATCGACCACGTCCCGGCGCTCATTTTCGTGATGGATCTGGAGGACACGTACAGCCACACCAGCCAATCCTGCGCCGCCTTCATGGGCCGCCAGGAGGTCTCCGAGATTGTCGGGCACAATGCCAGGGAGTTCTTTCCTCCCGAAGTTTTCGCCTCCTGGAGGGAGAACAATCGCCTCGTGGCCGCGAAGGGCGAAGCAATCGTGGCGGAGGAGTCTGGTCCGGGGGAAGACGGCGTACAAGTGTACCGATCCATCAAGTTCCCCATACGCGACAGCGAGGGGACCATTCGCTGGATTGGCGGCATCGCGTCGAACGTGACGGCCGAGCGCAGGGCCGAGGAGCGGCTGCGCGAGAGCCAGGCGCGCGCGCAGGCCATGCTCGACGCGTCGACGGACCTGCTCCTGCTCGTGGACCTCGAAGGCGTGGTCGTCATGGCCAACCAGGCAGCCGCGGGGCGGCTCGGGTGCTCCCCGGCGGAGGCGGTCGGGATGCGCGACGTATTCCCGCTCGATGAGCCGGCACGCCGGGCCTCTTTGGTGGAGGAGGTGCGGCGCACCGGCACCCCTGCGCGTTTCGACGCCGCGCGCGACGAGCGTTGGTTCGAGGTGACCGCGTATCCGGTGCGGGGCGGCGACGGACTGCCCGCGCGCCTGGCGATCTTTGGGCGCGACGTGACCGAACAGAGGCGCGCGGCTCAAGAGCAGCGGCGGCTCCAGGAGCAGGTCATCGAGGCGCAGCGCCTGGCCATTCAGGAGATCGGGACGCCGCTCGTCCCCCTCACGGACGAGGCGGTGGCCATTCCGCTCATCGGGGCCATCGACGAGGTGCGCGCCGCGCATTTCCTGGAGACGATGTTGCGCGGGGTGGATGCCCGCGGGGCGCATATCGTCGTCGTCGACGTGACCGGCGTGAGCGACGTCGATGCCCACGTGGCCGAGGTGCTCGTGCGCGCCGCGCGGGCGGCGAAGCTGCTCGGCGCAGAGGTGATCATGACGGGAATCCGGCCCGCCGTGGCGCAGGCGCTGGTCGACCTCGGCGCTGATCTCGGTGGCGTCGTGACGCTCGCGTCGCTGCAGGACGGCATCGCGTACGCAGTGCGAGGAAAGGGGCGGGCGCCGTCACCTCGGCGCGGCGTCAGGGCATGATCGGCCTGCGCCAGCGCGGACGTCTGTTTAGTGGTTGTCAACGATCTCGATCAGGCCGACGATATGCGTTCGCAACTCGGCGTTGTGTCGAAGTCCATGCGCGAAGGCGCGGCGCACCACCGTCGAAACGACGGTTGCCACTTCCGGTGTCGCGAGTCTGCTCGTCGTAGGGGACTCATAGGTTGGGTCCCGGAGCCGCACGCAGACGACTGCATGCAAGCCGCTGGCAACGATGTCGCGGAGTTGCTCCAGCGGTCGCTTGTTCACGCGTGTTTCTTCGACATCCCGCAGCCCACGAGCCAAGCCGTTCAATAGACCTCGGACGTGCGTGCCGCCGTCGGTCGTACGTTGAATGTTGGCGAAACTGTCAATCGACGTCCAGCGATGGTCTCGCCACTCCATCGCCACCTCGACCGAGATGTCATTCACGACCTCTTCGACGGCGACGACGCCGAAGATACGCTTGCCCGGGGAGCGTGTTCTTTCAAGAAATACGCGAATGCCGCGCGTCTCGTGGAAGTGGTGCTTCCGGTGGTCGACGAAGGAGAAGCTCAGCGAGGGCACGAGGCATGCGAGTTCGCGCAGCCGTGCAGCGATGGCGCCCGCGTTGATCCAGGGGTCCGAAAAGATGGTCGGGTCGGGAAGGAACGTGATGGCCGTCCCCGTTTGGCTTGTCGGTCCGACCGCTTCGAGATCGCCGCAAGGTATTCCGCGTTCGTAGCGCTGTCGGTAGCACCTGGCGTCCCGAAAGATTTCGAGGCTGAGCCACGAGGACAAGGCGTTCACTGCAACCAACCCGACGCCATGCAGTCCCACGTGCTCATGTGGCGCGTGTCCGTCGAAGGTTGGCGTTCGGTGGAGGGACGTGAGGGCCTTCTGAACAAAAGGAACCCCATCGACTTGATGAACGGGAATCCCACGCCCATCGTCCTTGACCGTCACCGAGCCGTCCTCGCCAACTTCGACCGACACGGCCCGGCAAATGCCTCGAACGTGCTCATCGAGCGCATTCGCAAGCAGCTCCCATACCATGTGCAACAAGCCGCTACCGTCGCGGACGTCACCAATGAACATCCCTGGCCTGCGACGGATGGCATCGATGTCCTCCGGGAAGTCGATCATGCGAAGTGCTCAGCGATCTCTGGACGAGGTGGTCCTTGTCTGCTCCAGGGCCTTCACCACATGGGCGTATCTCACGAACGTTGCCGAGCTACAAGGCCACTCGTCCGGGCGACGTGCTCCCCCTCGTCTTCCGCGATCGACTCGTTGACAACTTGTCCTCGCGCCCGCCGCGCAGCGCGACAGACCGTCATACCGCTTCGACCCTGGCGACGTCTCTCGGGCGCCGGTTGCTTGGTTTTGCCTCTGGTATGGGTCCTGCTTCCGATCGGCCCGCTCCAGGGCAGGCTTCAAAAGAAACGCGACCATGCGACAGCTCCGCATCCTCGTCTTCGTCACGACGCTCGTCGTCCCCGCGGTAGCGCATGCTGGAATGCCGTTCGTGCGGCTCTCGGACTTCGCGCGGATGCGGCTCGAGGCGATTTCGTTTTTCGTGCTCCTCATCTTCCTGCTCACGCTGCTGGTCCAGTGGTTCTGGAACGCCGTGCAGCGGGACATCCCGCGGCTCCCGCGCCTTTCCCACAAGGCGTCGCTCGGCATCGTCGGCCTGTGGGCGCTCGGCATGCACCTCGTCCTCAGCATGATTGCCGGCGGCCGTGAGCTCATGACCCCCGGCGCATGGGAGAAGGACGGGGCGACGTACAAGCTCAGCCCCGCCCGCGCGGCCCCCGCCGAAGAGGCGCTCGCGTATGCGCGCAAGCAGCAGCTCGAGAGGCTACGAACCGCGTTATGGGGGTACGCCCATGCGCACGGCGGCAAATTCCCGCCGCACGATTACGTGGAGGAGATTCCCGAGGCCACGTGGCGCATCGTGGATCCTTCCGTAATGCATTACGTGTACGTGTCGGGCCTGCACCCGGAACGCGGGGCCGTGCCCGTCGCGTACGAGCCGGGCATCTACTCCGGCAAGCGCATGGCGCTCCTGAGCAGCGGCGAGATCACGGCGCTCGATATCAACGAGATCACGCGCCGCATCGACGCCGCGCCGACGAGCAAAGGGGCACCGTGAAGGGACGCGTTGCGGCTGTCGGATGCCTGGCCCTGGCCATGCTCTTTCTTGGGCTCCTGAGTTTGAGCGGGTCGACCATCGTGCTGGAGGCCCCGTGGTTCTTGGCCATGGGATGGCTCCATTTCCTGGTGCGCGTATTGCCGAAGGTCCACGTCGACGTGGAGGCCGTCCTCGTTGCGCTCCTCGTCGCGGGGGCGCTTTTCGCAGGGCTGCATGCCGTGATCTCGCGTATCAATAGCCACCTGCGGAAGGACGAGCCATCGGCGCGGCCGTGGCGCCTCCGCTCGGCGGCCTCGTTCTTCGGGCTGTTTGTCGCCATGCTTCTGTGCAGCATGGCGTCCATCGGAGCCGCGCATCATCTAGGCTGGATGTTCTCCGGTGGCAAGCTCACGTATTCGAACCAGGATCTCGGATTTCATCCCGAACTCAGGCTCCTACGCCCCTTGTGCAGTTCCTTTGCGCAGAGCTCCGGGGACATCCACGAGCGCGCGCGTATCTTTGGTCCCGTCCGCGAGACACACCACGTGCTCGTCGAGGAATCGTCCGACGACGTTCTGATTTTCGAACGTAATCCGACGAATCCCGAAAGGTCCTACCCGATGATGTGCGTGTCCGGCGGCAACCTCCAGCTCTTGGCGGACTTCGGCCGTGACGAGGCGCTGGAGAGGTTTCGTTCGCCTGGACGATCACCGGGGGATGCCGGCGCCCCGGACGCGTCGGAGGGTGGAGCTACGCCGTAGATTGCTGAGCCGCGGACGTGCTTGCTCGGGCTACGGAACGTTCGTGAAACCCAGTCTCGGCATCCATTTCGTCGTTGCCCAACGGCGGACGCGACAGACGGGCACGCGATGTTCGCAGCCGAGTGTCTCAAACGCACTTCCCTTGCGTGCGCGCGACGCGTAGACTTTTGAACGACGCTGCCCATGACAGGACGAAAGCAGAGCGACGAGCACGTCATCGCGCGAAACCGCGCGGCGACGTTTCACTACGAGCTATCGGATCGGTACGAGGCGGGCATCGTGCTGCGCGGGAGCGAGGTGAAGTCGCTGCGCGAGGGGCGCGTGCACCTGGCCGATGCGTTCGCGGTGGTCGAGCGTGGCGAGGTATGGTTGAGGAACATGCACATCGCATCCTTCTTTCACGCGCGCGCGTTTCCGCACGACGAGCGCGGCGCGCGCAAGCTGCTCCTCCACGCGCGCGAGATTCGGCAGATCGAACGCGTCATTCTGCGCGAGGGCTACACGCTCGTGCCGCTCGACCTGCATTTCCGGAATGGCCACGTAAAAGTGGCCCTCGGCGTCGGTCGCGGGAAGAAGGTCCACGACAAACGCGCCGCCATCGCCGAGCGCACGGAGGAACGCGAAGCGCTGCAAGAACTGCGTGCTCGTCAGCGTCGCGGCGGGTAACGCCGGGCTCGCGACAGCATATTATGGCCGTCGTTCCGTCTGCAGGATCGTGCGGACGTCCATGAGAATGCGCCCGAGCATGTTCTTGCCCGAGCCGTCCCCGCCGTCGCCCCAGAAGGAATCGGTGTCGGTGTGCTCGATGAGGGTAGCGTCTGCCGTCGCCAGGAGGAGCTTGGTCAGGTCGTCATGTTGCCGGAACTTGGCTTCGACCGCCCGGCGCATCACCGAAACCTTCACCGATTCCCAGTCAGCGCGGAGTTTTTGTCGCCGATCGCGCCCAAGCCGTGCCGCTAGCAGCGGCGTGGACGCGCAGCGAACGCGCTCCTGCACCTTTGGATCGAGAAACTTCTGAGCCTGAAAATAGTGCTCCGAGGTCGGCCAGCGTTTCTTGCCCAGGACGATGGGATACGGCGCGAAATTGGAAAATTCGCCATAGGCGTCTTGGACGCTGTAAAAGCGAATGTGAGGCGTCATGTGCCGAGGTTCCCGCTCGGAGGCTCGAGTCGTTTCACACCTGCTGGTGTGCGATCCCGCTCAATGGTGCGTCGCGCCCGACGCGATGTACGACCGCTCGGTTCCGACCGCGCAGGTCGCGAACGCCTTGCAGTCCGCCGCCGCCTCGCAGGCGTCGCCCTGCTTCAGCAGCCGCTCCAGTTGGTCGGCGGGCGTGCGCGTCGCCATCGCTTCGCACATCGCGTCGATTTTCGCGGGCTCCATATCGCTCTGCCACTGGGCGCGTGATTCCTTCAGGACCACGTCGCGCCCCTCGGTCTTGACGCGCTCGCCGATGCCCTTCGGCATGTCGAGCTCGATGCGGAGGTCGAGGACCGCGGACAGGTAGTCGTCGGTGCACGTGGCCTGCCGCGCGTAGTAGCGATGGCACATCGGCCCGAGATCAGCAGCGGTGCGCGCGGCGGGCTCCGCAGGTGGCGGCGAGGAGGTCCCGCCACATGCGGCGAGCAGGAGCACGAGGACGAAGCGGCGGTCACACGACATGGCACGATGATACGTCACTGCGGCGCGCGACGTAAGGGATCTTTGTCGTCGGCATGGGGGCGCGTCGACGCCGGCGCGCATGAAGGCGTGCGCGGCTGCTTCCGGATCGTCGAGGGCTGCCTCCGGCCGATGCATCCCCGAGGCGAACTCGCTTCCCGAGCGCCGAACGGTTCGGCGCTCGTGTCGGTGCTCGGTCAGGCGGTACCCAAGGCGCGCGGGCTTGGATGGACGTTTTCGAGCCAGGAGGGGTGCGTCTTCACGTCGCCCGTCGCCGAAAAATCGACACGATTGCGCTGACTGTGAGGGCTGCGAGAGCGAGGGCGCAGAGGTAAGCAAAGAAGTCGCCGTATCTGGCGTAAATGGTTGCTTGGCCTGCCATCGGCGCGTCTGCGTACAAGATGGCGCCAGGCGAGGCGAACGAATCGTTTGACCCGAGGCGCACGCCCCGCGCGTCGGTTGCGACCGACAGGCCGTTGCTCGCGGCCCGCACGAGACTGAAGCCGCCCTCGATTGCGCGGAACACCGCCATCTCGCCGTGAAGCGGCGTGATCGCGCGCCAATCGTTGGCCGGCACGAGCAGCAGATCGACGCCCCGCAGTGAAGCCTGGCGACCGAGCGCGGGGAAGTCGGCGTCGAAGCAGATGATCACGCCGAGGCGTCCGTACGGCGTGTCGAGCGTTTGCACGTCGCCTTTGCCCGCGACGATGGGCTCGCCAGGCACCGGGATCGACTTCACATATTCGAACGCGAGGTGGCCCTCGGGCGTGAACACCATCGCCTTGTTGGTCATCAGCGCGCCGGGTTCCCGGGGGACTTGGAGGGCGCCGGCGACGAGATGGACGTCGTGATGGCGGGTGAAGTCTTGTGCGCGCGTGACGAACTCGGGCTCGAATTCTTCGTCGTATTGCGCCGCGCCTTCGTACCAGACGATCAGCCGCGTGCCATTTTGAGCGGCGGTTTTGGACATCGCGAAGAGGACGTCGAGACGTGTGCGGCTGTTTTTCGCGCGGCAGGTGATGTCCTCGCGTGAGGGGCACCCTTCGAAGAAGAGGTCGCTCAGGGTCGAAGGATTGCTGAGCGCTGCGACGCGCACGGTTTGACGCGCGGGCGCGGGCGCGTAGCGGGCCCAGGCGCCGTAGCCGAGCGCGAGGAGCAAGCATCCTCCGAACGCCGCGAGCGCTGGATTGGCGCGGGGCGCGCGCGATTCGAAAAGCCCCTGCACCGCGCTGGCGAACCACGCGACGAGGAACGCGACGCCCCATACCCCCGTCACCGAGGCGAGCTCCGAAAGCAGCAGGAAATCGAGCTCGATGTACGCGTCGTTCGCCCACGTGCCGAACGGGCTGCCGAGAGAGACCACGTAGAGAAGCGTGACGTTCGCTGCAGGGAACACGAGCGAGCCCGGCACGCCTCCGAGACGTGGGGACGCGAGGCGGTGCAGCAAATAAGGGAGCGCGCCGAACAGGCCGGAGATCGCGCTCGTGACCGCGTACTCCGCGTCCGGCATGGGAATGGCGCCTCGGAACGTGACGAAGGAGGCGACGCCGCACGCGACCGCCGTCGCGGCGAAGCCGGAGCGCGGCGGCGATATCATCACGAAGCGCAACATCAAAGCCGGCGCGACCCACGCCGCGAAGACGTTGGCGTGAACGCCGTTCGAGAAGCAGAGCGCTAGCGTGCCGAGGGCGAGGAGCGCCCAGCGCATGCGCCCGGAGGAAAGCGTCTTTAGCGAAGGCATCGCGACCACGTATGCACCTTGTGGCATATGTCCTAGCATCCGGTGTCGGGGTATGCAACACTGTGCATACGTAGACCGATCGGAGGAGCCTCGCCTTGTCCCTGAAGCACTTGATCCTGGCCGTCGTCGGCACGCACCCGGCCACGGGCTACGAGATCACCAAGGAGTTCGACGAAGTCGCCGGTTTCTACTGGCGCGCGACGCACCAGCAGGTGTATCGCGAACTCGCGGCGCTCGCCGAGGCGGGGCTCGTGCGGTTCAAGGAAGTCGCGCAGCAGGGCAAGCCGGACAAGAAGGTGTACACGATCACGGCGAAAGGCCGGCGTGCGTTCGCCGACTGGTTTCGCGAGCCGCCTGAGGTGGCCCGTCACGCCGACCCGCTGATGATCAAGTTTTTCGCGGCCGAGCTCGTCGGCATCGAGGATCTACGTGCCCAGCTCGCGCTCGCGCGCGAACGCCATGCGGCGCTGCTCGCCACCTACGAGGCGATCGTGGCGAAGCACTATGCGGAGCCGGTCCTTGAGATGCCGCAGTGGAAAAAATTGATCTATCTGACGCTGCGCCTCGGCATCACGCGCGAGCGCGCGTGGTTGAGCTGGGCGGACGAGAGTGAGCGCGTGCTGGGGGCGTAAGGGAGCCAGCGCTCGAATTCCCACGACACATCAGGAACCCGGCGTCGCTGCACGCACGGTTGTTGCATAGGTCGTCCCGTCGAGCCTATTCTCGCGCCCGTTGCGCCATCTTGAGCCATCACCAGGAGATGACGACCATGCCTCTTCCCCGAAAGCAGAAGCCTCGACGAAAGCCCTTCGTCATCACCTTTGCCCAGGTGGCGACCGTCGCGTTGTTGCCCGGTTGTATCGAGACGACCGTCACGTCGAACCCGCCTCCCACCGAGGAGCCTTCATGCCCTGCCGAGCAGCCGTCGCAGGGAGAGGCTTGCATCGGCGACCTCACGTGCGACTACGAGTTCAATGTCGGCTGCGGTCCTCAACCCGCAAAGGCCACGTGTAAAAACGACGTATGGGTCATCGATGCGGGGATTTCATGCAATCCCCCGGTCCCGACTGACAATCCCCCGGACACTTGTCAGGCCCTCGCGACCGAAGCGGAGTGCAACGCGGCGGAGGATTGCCGCTGGCTCGTTCCGGGCTGCGAGCCTCCCATCCTTCCGCAGGCAGGCTGTTTTGCCAAGCTGGACTGCGTCGGCGTCACGTGTGGCGACGGCAAAATGTGCCAGGAGGCGGTCATCGATCCCTGCTACAACCAGGCGTGCGACGCTTGCGGCATGACCGTCTCGGTATGCCTGCCGCCGGCCCCCTGAGTCTGCCATGCCCTCGCCCTCCCCGAAGCGCGCTCCACGCGCCGCCGCGAGCAACGCGGTCCGCGCCGAATGGCTCCGCCGTGTGCACGCCGAATACCGCTCGGCTGCGATCACCCAGCACTTGACGCTCTGGCTCATTCAGCTCGGCGTCTCGCCCGACCTCATCCACGACGGTTTGCGGATCGTCAAGGACGAGCTGGCCCACGCGCGCATGAGCCACGCGACGTACCGAGCGGCCGGCGGAAAGGAGGCGCCGCTCCTCGCCCAGGAGACGCTCGGGCTGCGCCGCAATCCGGCGGAGCCCCTTCACCTGGCCGCGGCGCGCGCGGGGATCGAGGTGTTTTGCCTGGGCGAAACGGTGGCGGTGCCGCTGTTCAAGGTGCTGCGCGAAGGGTGCACCGTCCCGCAAGCGCGACGCACGCTCGACCGCGTGTTACGCGACGAGGTCCGGCACCGAGACTTCGGCTGGAGCCTGCTCGATCATTTCCTCGAATTGCCCTTTGCCGACGATGTGCGACGCCTCGTCGATGCGGAGCTGCCGGCGATGTTCGGGCGCCTGCAGCGGAACTACGCGCCGCCCAGCGCAAGGGGAAACGATGCGATCGCCGCGGAGGATCGCGTATGGGGGCTCATGCCTCCGGCTCGCTACGGCAAGATCGTGGAGCGAACGCTGGAGCGCGATTATGCGCCTCGTTTCGCTGCACGTGGATTCGACGCCCTACGTGCGTTCGAGGCTGCTCGGGGAAGCTGAGTGCAGGCGCGCCTTCGTGGAAGGAAAAGGGGCGCGGGGAGGGGGGTCGGGCGAGCTCAGGAATCGTAGCCGTAATTGCCGTTGAGGACGAGAACCACGCCGCTAGCCGGGTAGAAGAGCACGACGCGCGTGATGAAGTCGGTGCAGTTGTGGCACGACACCTGCTCGCTGTAGGACCACGCCTCGATGTCGCCGCCGCCCGCGAAGGCGTCGACCGCGGCGAGCAGGGCGCTGCCGCCGCTCGAGCCGAAGAATGTGGTCGAAGAGAGGCCGGCGCGATCGGTGAACGTGCCGTATTCGGCGGCCGGCTGGTTCTGATCCGAGGCGGCAATTTCGTCGACCACGCTCGCGATCGTGACCGGCGACTCCGGGCACTCCGGCGTGTCGTAGGCGGCAATGGGCTGGAGGTTGCGCCAGTTGTAGCCGCTCGATCCCTGGTTCCACACCGCGCGCGCGGGTTCGAGCGAGGAAGCGTCGATCGAGGAGAGCGAGAGGGGCTCCTGGCCCACGTCGCACGCGTCCGCATAGACGCAGCGCTGCACCTGGCGGTAGGTGCCACATGCCGCGAAGTCGGTCGTGCCCACGGGCTGGCTGTGGTAGCAGGCATAAACCGCCGGCT
Protein-coding sequences here:
- a CDS encoding ferritin-like domain-containing protein; the encoded protein is MPSPSPKRAPRAAASNAVRAEWLRRVHAEYRSAAITQHLTLWLIQLGVSPDLIHDGLRIVKDELAHARMSHATYRAAGGKEAPLLAQETLGLRRNPAEPLHLAAARAGIEVFCLGETVAVPLFKVLREGCTVPQARRTLDRVLRDEVRHRDFGWSLLDHFLELPFADDVRRLVDAELPAMFGRLQRNYAPPSARGNDAIAAEDRVWGLMPPARYGKIVERTLERDYAPRFAARGFDALRAFEAARGS
- a CDS encoding PAS domain-containing protein yields the protein MTNEMETVERLTLENDTLRKRVAELEETVRQRDRVTQTIIDHVPALIFVMDLEDTYSHTSQSCAAFMGRQEVSEIVGHNAREFFPPEVFASWRENNRLVAAKGEAIVAEESGPGEDGVQVYRSIKFPIRDSEGTIRWIGGIASNVTAERRAEERLRESQARAQAMLDASTDLLLLVDLEGVVVMANQAAAGRLGCSPAEAVGMRDVFPLDEPARRASLVEEVRRTGTPARFDAARDERWFEVTAYPVRGGDGLPARLAIFGRDVTEQRRAAQEQRRLQEQVIEAQRLAIQEIGTPLVPLTDEAVAIPLIGAIDEVRAAHFLETMLRGVDARGAHIVVVDVTGVSDVDAHVAEVLVRAARAAKLLGAEVIMTGIRPAVAQALVDLGADLGGVVTLASLQDGIAYAVRGKGRAPSPRRGVRA
- a CDS encoding ATP-binding protein is translated as MIDFPEDIDAIRRRPGMFIGDVRDGSGLLHMVWELLANALDEHVRGICRAVSVEVGEDGSVTVKDDGRGIPVHQVDGVPFVQKALTSLHRTPTFDGHAPHEHVGLHGVGLVAVNALSSWLSLEIFRDARCYRQRYERGIPCGDLEAVGPTSQTGTAITFLPDPTIFSDPWINAGAIAARLRELACLVPSLSFSFVDHRKHHFHETRGIRVFLERTRSPGKRIFGVVAVEEVVNDISVEVAMEWRDHRWTSIDSFANIQRTTDGGTHVRGLLNGLARGLRDVEETRVNKRPLEQLRDIVASGLHAVVCVRLRDPTYESPTTSRLATPEVATVVSTVVRRAFAHGLRHNAELRTHIVGLIEIVDNH
- the smpB gene encoding SsrA-binding protein SmpB: MTGRKQSDEHVIARNRAATFHYELSDRYEAGIVLRGSEVKSLREGRVHLADAFAVVERGEVWLRNMHIASFFHARAFPHDERGARKLLLHAREIRQIERVILREGYTLVPLDLHFRNGHVKVALGVGRGKKVHDKRAAIAERTEEREALQELRARQRRGG
- a CDS encoding PadR family transcriptional regulator, whose product is MILAVVGTHPATGYEITKEFDEVAGFYWRATHQQVYRELAALAEAGLVRFKEVAQQGKPDKKVYTITAKGRRAFADWFREPPEVARHADPLMIKFFAAELVGIEDLRAQLALARERHAALLATYEAIVAKHYAEPVLEMPQWKKLIYLTLRLGITRERAWLSWADESERVLGA
- a CDS encoding NADAR family protein, producing MTPHIRFYSVQDAYGEFSNFAPYPIVLGKKRWPTSEHYFQAQKFLDPKVQERVRCASTPLLAARLGRDRRQKLRADWESVKVSVMRRAVEAKFRQHDDLTKLLLATADATLIEHTDTDSFWGDGGDGSGKNMLGRILMDVRTILQTERRP
- a CDS encoding nitrilase-related carbon-nitrogen hydrolase, whose amino-acid sequence is MPSLKTLSSGRMRWALLALGTLALCFSNGVHANVFAAWVAPALMLRFVMISPPRSGFAATAVACGVASFVTFRGAIPMPDAEYAVTSAISGLFGALPYLLHRLASPRLGGVPGSLVFPAANVTLLYVVSLGSPFGTWANDAYIELDFLLLSELASVTGVWGVAFLVAWFASAVQGLFESRAPRANPALAAFGGCLLLALGYGAWARYAPAPARQTVRVAALSNPSTLSDLFFEGCPSREDITCRAKNSRTRLDVLFAMSKTAAQNGTRLIVWYEGAAQYDEEFEPEFVTRAQDFTRHHDVHLVAGALQVPREPGALMTNKAMVFTPEGHLAFEYVKSIPVPGEPIVAGKGDVQTLDTPYGRLGVIICFDADFPALGRQASLRGVDLLLVPANDWRAITPLHGEMAVFRAIEGGFSLVRAASNGLSVATDARGVRLGSNDSFASPGAILYADAPMAGQATIYARYGDFFAYLCALALAALTVSAIVSIFRRRAT